Proteins found in one Thermaerobacter subterraneus DSM 13965 genomic segment:
- a CDS encoding acyl-CoA synthetase, producing the protein MGAGVRSPGANRRERRSPGVIGGCNKRLCFEERYIVYAPLLVGCTTIAYEGALDYPGPETFYRILEENRVTGIFTAPTAVRMLMAYGTEPACRFDLRSVERVFCAGEVLNPPAWDWLQNQVFGGRVPVIDHWWQTETGAPVIGNPYGIGLLPIKPGSAGIALPGRQVEVRTPEGAPCAPGEKGVLVITRPFPGLTAELWGDPERYASDYWGSIPGVYFTGDAAAMDEDGYVWFSGRSDELIKIAGHRIGTIEVETAFLRHPAVAEAGVTARPDPVRGEVIVAFIVLKRGYEPSAALRDELIATVRHHLGPVAVIGDLHFVPLLPKTRSGKIMRRVLKAVVLDRDPGDISTIEDEGAVEQARQAWQAMRASLESDAAGS; encoded by the coding sequence TTGGGGGCCGGGGTGCGATCCCCCGGCGCGAATCGTCGGGAGCGCCGTTCGCCCGGCGTCATAGGTGGATGCAATAAACGCCTATGTTTTGAGGAGCGGTACATCGTCTACGCGCCGCTGCTGGTGGGGTGCACGACCATCGCCTACGAGGGCGCCCTGGACTACCCCGGACCCGAGACCTTCTACCGGATCCTGGAGGAGAACCGGGTGACGGGAATCTTCACCGCGCCCACCGCCGTGCGGATGCTGATGGCCTACGGCACCGAACCGGCCTGCCGGTTCGACCTGCGTTCGGTGGAGCGGGTGTTCTGCGCGGGAGAGGTGCTCAACCCGCCGGCCTGGGATTGGTTGCAGAACCAGGTCTTCGGCGGGCGGGTGCCCGTCATCGACCACTGGTGGCAGACGGAAACGGGGGCGCCGGTGATCGGCAATCCCTACGGCATCGGCCTGCTGCCCATCAAGCCGGGCTCGGCCGGCATCGCCCTGCCGGGGCGCCAGGTGGAGGTGCGGACGCCGGAAGGGGCACCCTGCGCCCCTGGCGAGAAGGGCGTGCTGGTCATCACCCGGCCCTTCCCCGGCCTGACGGCCGAGCTGTGGGGCGATCCCGAGCGGTACGCCTCCGATTACTGGGGCAGCATCCCCGGCGTGTATTTCACCGGCGATGCGGCCGCCATGGACGAGGACGGCTACGTCTGGTTCAGCGGGCGCAGCGACGAGCTCATCAAGATCGCCGGCCACCGCATCGGCACCATCGAGGTGGAGACGGCCTTCCTGCGCCACCCGGCCGTGGCCGAAGCGGGGGTGACGGCCCGCCCGGACCCGGTGCGGGGCGAGGTGATCGTCGCCTTCATCGTCCTCAAGAGGGGCTACGAGCCGTCCGCCGCCCTGCGGGACGAGCTCATCGCCACCGTCCGGCACCACCTGGGCCCCGTGGCCGTCATCGGCGACCTCCACTTCGTGCCCCTGCTGCCCAAGACCCGCAGCGGCAAGATCATGCGGCGGGTCCTGAAGGCGGTGGTGCTGGACCGCGACCCCGGCGACATCTCGACCATCGAGGATGAAGGGGCGGTGGAGCAGGCCCGCCAGGCGTGGCAGGCCATGCGGGCCAGCCTGGAGTCGGACGCGGCCGGGAGTTGA
- a CDS encoding AMP-binding protein, whose protein sequence is MDGMPSEAAPVPLPGLNPLVRRRVEEGLADWEGFWAREARKLPWFRPWDRVFQPEPPSFRWFVGGLTNLAHNALDVHLERDWGGHAALIALNERGERRVYTYAQLWHQVRQVAAALRGLGVQRGDRVALYMPTIPEAICTMLACARIGAIHMVVFAGFGSAALAQRMQLAGARVLVTADVTWRKGREVDLWGLVLDALATPGCPVERVVVLPRSGRRLALTPGRDMTWDQFLSLAADGSPEVEWMEANEPAFILATSGTTAQPKLVVHSQGAYQVGVYNAATMGFGLRPGDIWWSTSDIGWIVGHGLVAAYRSIVTSYQP, encoded by the coding sequence ATGGACGGCATGCCTTCCGAGGCCGCCCCGGTCCCGCTGCCGGGACTCAACCCGCTGGTGCGGCGGCGGGTCGAAGAGGGCCTGGCGGACTGGGAGGGATTCTGGGCCCGCGAAGCCCGCAAGCTGCCCTGGTTCCGCCCGTGGGACCGGGTCTTCCAGCCCGAGCCGCCTTCCTTCCGCTGGTTCGTCGGGGGCCTGACCAACCTGGCCCACAACGCCCTGGACGTCCACCTGGAACGGGACTGGGGCGGCCACGCGGCCCTCATCGCCCTGAACGAGCGGGGCGAGCGGCGGGTGTACACCTATGCCCAGCTCTGGCACCAGGTCCGGCAGGTGGCGGCCGCCCTGCGGGGACTGGGCGTGCAGCGCGGCGACCGGGTGGCCCTCTACATGCCCACCATCCCTGAAGCCATCTGCACCATGCTGGCCTGCGCCCGCATCGGCGCCATCCACATGGTGGTGTTCGCCGGCTTCGGCAGCGCCGCCCTGGCCCAGCGCATGCAGCTGGCCGGGGCCCGGGTGCTGGTCACGGCCGACGTCACCTGGCGCAAGGGCCGGGAAGTCGACCTCTGGGGGCTGGTCCTGGACGCCCTGGCCACGCCGGGCTGCCCGGTGGAGCGGGTGGTGGTCCTGCCCCGCAGCGGCCGCCGCCTCGCCCTGACCCCGGGCCGCGACATGACCTGGGACCAGTTCCTCTCCCTGGCCGCCGACGGCTCGCCCGAGGTGGAGTGGATGGAGGCCAACGAGCCCGCCTTCATCCTCGCCACGTCGGGCACCACGGCCCAGCCCAAGCTGGTGGTCCACAGCCAGGGAGCCTACCAGGTGGGGGTCTACAACGCCGCCACCATGGGCTTCGGGCTCCGGCCGGGAGACATCTGGTGGTCGACCTCGGACATCGGCTGGATCGTGGGCCACGGGCTCGTAGCTGCTTACCGTTCCATCGTCACCTCTTATCAGCCGTAG
- a CDS encoding enoyl-CoA hydratase/isomerase family protein produces MGFLRVDEDGAVVTITIDRPEQHNAISFAMWRDLGGILDRLAEEARRYSDLRVVILRGEGGRALSAGSDLKEFSTMTIDEVRRCFLTMEQTISKVERLPYPVIAAIGGYALGSAFELACACDLQVASERAQVGMPVARLGIMLSPEFTRRLVALMGPNQAKDLLFTGRLLNAAEARAVGLVTHVVPHEEVDPFARRLAENMARLSPSSIRAAKRSVLLSQPAPPPDPAGEPVPYYIDEDDFREGVRAFLEKRAPRFDRPARPLRPALSPDSPCSTGPAEGNGHRPEAPR; encoded by the coding sequence TTGGGGTTTTTGCGGGTCGACGAGGACGGTGCCGTGGTGACCATCACCATCGACCGTCCCGAGCAGCACAACGCCATCAGTTTCGCCATGTGGCGCGACCTGGGGGGCATCCTGGACCGGCTGGCGGAGGAAGCCCGCCGGTACAGCGACCTGCGGGTGGTGATCCTGCGGGGTGAGGGCGGGCGGGCCCTTTCCGCCGGGTCGGACTTGAAGGAGTTCTCCACCATGACCATCGACGAGGTGCGCCGCTGCTTCTTGACCATGGAGCAGACCATCAGCAAGGTGGAGCGCCTGCCGTATCCGGTGATCGCGGCCATCGGCGGCTACGCCCTGGGCTCGGCCTTCGAGCTGGCCTGTGCCTGCGACCTCCAGGTGGCCTCGGAGCGGGCCCAGGTAGGGATGCCGGTCGCCCGGCTGGGCATCATGCTCAGCCCCGAATTCACCCGGCGGCTGGTGGCCCTCATGGGGCCCAACCAGGCGAAGGACCTCCTCTTCACCGGCCGCCTGCTGAACGCCGCTGAGGCCCGGGCGGTGGGCCTGGTGACCCACGTGGTGCCCCACGAAGAGGTCGATCCCTTCGCACGCCGGCTGGCGGAGAACATGGCCCGCCTCTCGCCGTCGTCCATCCGGGCCGCCAAGCGCTCGGTGCTGTTGTCCCAGCCCGCTCCGCCGCCCGATCCGGCCGGTGAGCCGGTGCCCTATTACATCGACGAGGACGACTTCCGCGAGGGCGTGCGGGCCTTTCTCGAGAAGAGGGCGCCGCGCTTCGACCGGCCGGCCCGCCCGCTGCGCCCCGCGCTCTCCCCGGATTCGCCCTGCTCCACCGGCCCGGCCGAGGGCAACGGTCACCGGCCCGAAGCGCCGCGGTGA
- a CDS encoding PucR family transcriptional regulator, whose amino-acid sequence MTGCAGGGPAPGGAADAVTLAEVLRLEPLREIRVLAGNGSLHRPVRLVNVIEVPDIVDWVLEGELLLTTGFTFRDDPGHLAALVPGLAAKGAAGLGIKPRRYMAEVPGEAIRQAEECGLPLLEIPYHLSFSEVIGPVMQAIAHRQAAATLAADGLQRELLDLVLRGASLDDLCAVVARHLARPVWIEDAAGALVSQAVPGLPGPPPALQEGGTPATVTPDPAAGLQRGPAWRVPVASGDRFFGTLCAASPGRPPLAVEAGLLERGAAILALQWGKQAAVVEVQRRFRTEFLDRLLSGDLPHPAELAERCRALGWDLNRPHTVVVFGPLAPSGPGPAAGRQDAAAGQPARGSAGSSPRDEPGPDRELQPLLRAAEMVLSMEGGEPVAGIRDGLVVALIPGDPAGPAGRHRILTVAKAVLRSYASSTGTARGSRGPLPSGHGPAAGIPPATSAAPGPDGRRPVRDGGPAGALGGGSPASWGDGTAVAAAGVGRVAPGPAALARSYREARTALQAVRATAAHRDTRAEGTGITGRAGITGQAGITGRPAAGVPGRSSRRAPAGLPGGSPGRGSGRTPEPVQFFAELGILRLLHHQPREELAGFVADYLGALLAYDRRHDGKLLETLEAYFRYGGNMKRMAQALYTHYNTVAYRLGRIRQITGLDLKDPDQLLSLQVALRALPLLDGGPAWEGPPREPRDAAAGGPGPGRPSLGRSGQEGP is encoded by the coding sequence ATGACGGGGTGTGCCGGCGGCGGCCCGGCTCCCGGCGGGGCCGCCGACGCCGTGACCCTGGCCGAGGTGCTGCGCCTGGAGCCGCTGCGCGAGATCAGGGTGCTGGCCGGGAACGGATCGCTGCACCGGCCGGTGCGCCTGGTGAACGTCATCGAGGTGCCCGACATCGTCGACTGGGTGCTGGAAGGCGAGCTTCTTCTGACCACCGGTTTCACCTTCCGGGACGACCCGGGCCACCTGGCGGCGCTCGTTCCCGGCCTCGCAGCCAAAGGAGCGGCGGGCCTGGGCATCAAGCCCCGCCGCTACATGGCCGAGGTCCCGGGTGAAGCCATCCGCCAGGCCGAGGAGTGCGGTCTTCCCCTGCTGGAGATCCCCTACCATCTCTCCTTTTCCGAGGTCATCGGCCCGGTGATGCAGGCCATCGCCCACCGCCAGGCCGCGGCCACCCTGGCCGCCGACGGCCTCCAGCGGGAACTGCTCGACCTGGTCCTGCGGGGGGCGAGCCTGGACGACCTGTGTGCCGTGGTGGCCCGCCACCTGGCCCGCCCGGTGTGGATCGAGGACGCCGCAGGAGCCCTGGTGAGCCAGGCCGTGCCGGGGCTGCCGGGCCCGCCACCGGCCCTGCAGGAAGGCGGTACCCCAGCGACCGTCACCCCGGACCCCGCGGCCGGACTTCAGCGCGGCCCGGCCTGGCGGGTCCCCGTCGCCTCCGGTGACCGGTTCTTCGGGACCCTGTGCGCGGCCTCACCCGGCCGCCCTCCCCTGGCCGTGGAAGCCGGCCTGCTGGAGAGGGGGGCCGCCATTCTGGCGCTGCAGTGGGGCAAGCAGGCGGCGGTGGTGGAAGTCCAGCGCCGCTTCCGGACGGAGTTCCTGGACCGGCTGCTGTCGGGTGATCTGCCCCACCCGGCGGAACTGGCGGAGCGGTGCCGCGCCCTGGGCTGGGACCTGAACCGCCCCCACACCGTGGTGGTCTTCGGCCCCCTGGCACCCTCCGGCCCCGGACCGGCGGCCGGTCGGCAGGACGCGGCCGCCGGGCAGCCGGCCCGTGGGAGCGCCGGTTCCTCGCCCCGGGACGAACCCGGCCCCGACCGGGAGCTGCAGCCCCTGCTGCGGGCGGCGGAGATGGTGCTCTCCATGGAGGGCGGCGAGCCGGTGGCCGGCATCCGCGACGGCCTGGTGGTGGCCCTGATCCCGGGCGACCCGGCGGGTCCGGCCGGGCGTCACCGCATCCTGACGGTGGCCAAGGCGGTGCTGCGTTCCTATGCCTCCAGCACCGGTACAGCCCGGGGGTCGCGCGGCCCGCTGCCTTCTGGCCATGGCCCCGCGGCCGGCATCCCTCCTGCCACCAGCGCAGCGCCCGGACCCGACGGGCGGCGGCCGGTCCGGGACGGCGGGCCGGCAGGAGCGCTCGGCGGGGGATCGCCCGCCAGTTGGGGGGACGGGACGGCGGTGGCCGCCGCAGGTGTAGGGCGGGTGGCGCCCGGCCCCGCTGCCCTGGCCCGCAGCTACCGGGAGGCCCGCACCGCCCTTCAGGCAGTCCGGGCCACGGCCGCCCACCGGGACACCAGGGCCGAAGGAACCGGCATCACCGGCCGGGCCGGCATCACAGGGCAGGCCGGCATCACCGGCCGCCCTGCCGCCGGCGTCCCAGGACGCTCCTCCCGCCGCGCCCCAGCCGGCCTCCCGGGCGGCTCCCCCGGGCGCGGCAGCGGGCGAACCCCCGAGCCCGTCCAGTTCTTTGCCGAACTGGGCATCCTGCGCCTGCTGCACCACCAGCCCCGGGAGGAACTGGCCGGCTTCGTGGCCGACTACCTGGGCGCCCTGCTGGCCTACGACCGCCGCCACGACGGCAAGCTGCTGGAGACCCTGGAGGCCTACTTCCGTTACGGCGGCAACATGAAGCGGATGGCGCAGGCCCTCTACACCCACTACAACACCGTGGCCTACCGGCTGGGCCGGATCCGGCAGATCACCGGTCTCGACCTGAAGGACCCCGACCAGCTGTTGAGCCTGCAGGTGGCCCTTCGCGCCCTGCCGCTGCTGGATGGCGGGCCGGCATGGGAAGGGCCCCCCCGGGAACCGCGCGACGCCGCAGCCGGCGGCCCGGGTCCCGGCCGGCCCTCCCTGGGACGGAGCGGCCAGGAAGGTCCGTGA
- a CDS encoding 2-oxoacid:acceptor oxidoreductase subunit alpha, whose protein sequence is MSADHGRTQRHGSTPRLAAVGSLAPEPGPRGAGAALAVAPGARRAGTPGAGTLDLSITIGGDAGQGVESSGAGFTKALARSGLHVFSVTDYRSRIRGGHNFYQVRVADRPLYSHADPVHVLIGLTEETIKIHLDNLAPRAAVIYDEEFRHVDADALRRHHVQPVPLPLGEVAKKHGSKVMMNTAALGAAAGLMNYNIEYLESVIKENFASKGDRVVEANLKVVREGWKLARDAAGDFPYTLPDPGGRTRRMVLHGNHAFALGAVAAGCRFVAAYPMTPGTSLFEWMVAHADELGIVTKHAEDEIAAICMAIGAGHAGARSMITTSGGGFSLMVEALGMAGMVEVPVVLVVSQRGGPSTGLPTRTEQGDLLFAIHASQGEFPRIVLAPGTVDQCFEAAVRAFNFAEHYQTPVIVLLDQFLSNHLRSVDPDTFRWEDVRHDRATTLTHEQLDRLDGPYLRYKDTDDGISPRAIPGHPLAVYAITTDEHDEEGHISEEIRNRRQQMEKRMRKLDTAQAEMRGPTWYGPKDADLTLICWGSTYGPCREAVDLFNRDKGEGARLNLLHFTDIWPFPVERTLAELPKIRRAVAVEQNYTSQFARLLRMMTGFEVHATVNKFDGRPIAPQEILTQIEGEVPVHA, encoded by the coding sequence ATGTCCGCCGATCACGGCCGGACCCAGCGTCACGGATCCACGCCCCGCCTTGCGGCCGTCGGGTCCCTGGCACCAGAGCCCGGACCCCGCGGAGCCGGCGCGGCCCTGGCCGTGGCGCCCGGGGCGCGCCGGGCCGGCACCCCGGGGGCCGGCACCCTGGACCTGAGCATCACCATCGGGGGCGATGCCGGCCAGGGCGTGGAGTCCAGCGGCGCCGGCTTCACCAAGGCCCTGGCCCGCAGCGGCCTGCACGTCTTCAGCGTCACGGACTACCGCTCACGGATCCGCGGCGGCCACAACTTCTACCAGGTCCGGGTGGCGGACCGGCCGCTGTACTCCCACGCGGATCCGGTTCACGTGCTCATCGGCCTGACCGAGGAGACCATCAAGATCCACCTGGACAACCTGGCACCCCGCGCCGCCGTGATCTACGACGAGGAATTCCGCCACGTGGACGCCGATGCGCTGCGGCGGCACCACGTCCAGCCCGTGCCCCTGCCCCTGGGCGAGGTGGCCAAAAAGCACGGCAGCAAGGTGATGATGAACACCGCGGCCCTGGGCGCGGCGGCGGGGCTGATGAACTACAACATCGAGTACCTGGAATCGGTCATCAAGGAGAACTTCGCCAGCAAGGGCGACCGGGTGGTCGAGGCCAACCTCAAGGTGGTGCGGGAAGGGTGGAAGCTGGCCCGGGACGCGGCGGGCGACTTCCCCTACACCTTGCCCGACCCGGGAGGCCGGACGCGCCGCATGGTGCTGCACGGCAACCACGCCTTCGCCCTGGGCGCCGTGGCGGCCGGCTGCCGGTTCGTCGCCGCCTATCCCATGACCCCCGGGACCAGCCTGTTCGAGTGGATGGTGGCCCACGCGGACGAGCTCGGCATCGTCACCAAGCACGCCGAGGATGAGATCGCCGCCATCTGCATGGCCATCGGCGCCGGCCACGCGGGTGCCCGCAGCATGATCACCACCTCGGGCGGCGGCTTCTCCTTGATGGTCGAGGCCCTGGGCATGGCCGGGATGGTCGAGGTCCCCGTGGTGCTGGTCGTCTCCCAGCGCGGCGGCCCCTCCACGGGCCTGCCCACCCGGACGGAGCAGGGCGACCTGCTCTTCGCGATCCACGCCTCCCAGGGCGAGTTCCCCCGCATCGTCCTGGCCCCGGGCACCGTGGACCAGTGCTTCGAGGCGGCGGTGCGGGCCTTCAACTTCGCCGAGCACTACCAGACGCCCGTCATCGTCCTGCTGGACCAGTTCCTGTCGAACCACCTGCGCTCGGTGGACCCGGACACCTTCCGCTGGGAGGACGTCCGCCACGACCGGGCCACCACCCTGACCCACGAGCAGCTGGACCGGCTGGACGGGCCCTACCTGCGCTACAAGGACACCGACGACGGCATCTCGCCCCGGGCCATCCCCGGTCACCCCCTGGCGGTCTACGCCATCACCACCGACGAGCACGACGAGGAAGGCCACATCAGCGAGGAAATCCGCAACCGCCGGCAGCAGATGGAAAAGCGCATGCGCAAGCTGGACACCGCCCAGGCGGAGATGCGCGGGCCCACCTGGTACGGGCCGAAAGACGCGGACCTGACCTTGATCTGCTGGGGTTCCACCTACGGGCCCTGCCGGGAGGCGGTCGACCTGTTCAACCGTGACAAGGGCGAGGGGGCCCGCCTGAACCTCTTGCACTTCACCGACATCTGGCCCTTCCCGGTGGAGCGGACCCTGGCCGAGCTGCCCAAGATCCGCCGGGCCGTGGCCGTTGAGCAGAACTACACCAGCCAGTTCGCCCGACTGCTGCGCATGATGACGGGGTTCGAGGTCCACGCCACGGTGAACAAGTTCGACGGACGGCCCATCGCGCCCCAGGAGATCCTGACCCAGATCGAAGGGGAGGTGCCGGTCCATGCCTGA
- a CDS encoding IS200/IS605 family accessory protein TnpB-related protein: MAWAKGAGKPIVVERLDFREKKARLREEGDRYARMLSAFAYGAFMTLLLSRAAREGVEVIRVNPAFTSVIGKVKFMARYGLSPHAAAAVAIARRGLGLGERLRSGTARPLPARNRGRHVWSDWRRIAPSVRGKRAHRLYERSSEDAPGRGEPRSTRAPAASAPHGPGWDGLAWGPGCDPPARIVGSAVRPAS, translated from the coding sequence GTGGCATGGGCAAAGGGCGCCGGCAAGCCCATCGTCGTTGAGCGGCTGGATTTTCGGGAGAAGAAGGCTCGTCTTCGAGAAGAGGGCGATCGGTACGCCCGGATGCTGTCCGCCTTTGCCTACGGCGCGTTCATGACCCTGCTGCTCTCCCGGGCCGCCCGGGAAGGCGTGGAAGTGATCCGGGTCAACCCGGCCTTCACCAGCGTGATTGGCAAGGTCAAGTTTATGGCCCGGTACGGACTGTCGCCCCACGCCGCCGCGGCGGTGGCGATTGCCCGCCGGGGCCTTGGTTTGGGCGAGCGCTTGCGCTCCGGAACCGCCCGCCCTCTACCCGCGAGGAATCGAGGGCGGCACGTCTGGAGCGATTGGCGGCGCATCGCCCCGTCGGTGCGCGGCAAGCGGGCGCACCGGCTTTACGAGCGGTCCTCCGAGGACGCCCCAGGTCGGGGGGAACCCCGATCCACCCGGGCACCGGCGGCTTCCGCGCCGCACGGCCCCGGGTGGGATGGTCTGGCTTGGGGGCCGGGGTGCGATCCCCCGGCGCGAATCGTCGGGAGCGCCGTTCGCCCGGCGTCATAG
- a CDS encoding FAD binding domain-containing protein, with product MKPPRFAYHDPRSLDEAVELLGRYGGEAKVLAGGQSLIPLLNFRLARPAALIDINRIPGLDSLTLAGGRLEAGALVRHRQVERSELVRRHCPLLAEAMGWVGHPAIRQRGTLCGSLAHADPAAEIPAVWVALDGVVRARGPQGEREVPAAEFFLTYFTTTLEPTELVVGAGLPLLPPGAGWAFVEVARRHGDFALAAVAAVVELDAQGRIARARLGLAGVGPVPCRARGAEAYLAGREPGEATWKEAAALVEDEVEPDSDLHASSAYRRQLAGVLARRALDQAARRAVVPASGGGEGR from the coding sequence ATGAAGCCGCCGCGGTTCGCTTATCACGACCCCCGGTCGCTGGACGAAGCTGTGGAGCTGCTGGGCCGGTACGGGGGGGAGGCCAAGGTCCTGGCGGGGGGGCAGTCGCTGATCCCCCTCCTGAATTTCCGCCTCGCCCGGCCCGCGGCGCTGATCGACATCAACCGCATCCCGGGACTCGACTCCCTGACCCTGGCCGGCGGCCGGCTGGAGGCCGGCGCCCTGGTTCGGCACCGGCAGGTGGAGCGGTCGGAGCTGGTGCGCCGCCACTGTCCCCTCCTGGCCGAGGCCATGGGCTGGGTCGGCCATCCGGCCATCCGCCAGCGGGGCACCCTGTGCGGCAGCCTGGCCCACGCCGACCCGGCCGCCGAGATCCCCGCGGTCTGGGTGGCCCTGGACGGCGTGGTGCGAGCCCGAGGGCCGCAAGGTGAGCGGGAGGTGCCGGCGGCCGAGTTCTTCCTGACCTACTTCACCACCACCCTGGAGCCCACCGAGCTGGTCGTGGGCGCCGGGCTGCCCCTCCTGCCGCCGGGCGCCGGTTGGGCCTTCGTGGAGGTAGCCCGCCGCCACGGCGACTTTGCCCTGGCTGCGGTGGCGGCGGTGGTGGAACTCGACGCCCAGGGACGGATCGCCCGGGCCCGGCTCGGCCTGGCGGGCGTGGGGCCGGTCCCCTGCCGGGCCCGCGGGGCCGAGGCCTACCTGGCCGGCCGGGAACCCGGGGAGGCCACCTGGAAGGAGGCGGCCGCCCTGGTGGAAGACGAGGTCGAACCCGATTCGGACCTGCACGCCAGCTCCGCTTACCGGCGCCAGCTGGCGGGTGTGCTGGCTCGCCGGGCCCTGGACCAGGCGGCCCGGCGGGCCGTGGTGCCGGCGAGCGGCGGAGGTGAGGGCCGGTGA
- a CDS encoding MFS transporter gives MTPAFWALAAGRFISALGDGFFFPFIAVFLQRVHGLPPEQVGLIMSTAGLFSLAARMPAGWLADRFGFKPVVVAGLAGAGVAVMLAGWAPGPWAFAFCYALMRAMVWGSFPALLHGAGLLVPPRRREEAYSIMNLLSNAGIAIGPVLGGYVVNRDIRLIFLMDGLSFLAFSVIVARWVPALREGTAGGGARPRPAGGGPGAALRRALQGFLAFFPPLSHTAFWQLAAGALMMNLIYSQMGSNLPLDLNRRFGPVDWYGWLWTLNGTMIALLQYPATRWLQRYSPRPRRVVAALLYAVAALLILVAKPVGPFLAAFAVLTVGEIMFTPLLQAGVAAMAPPGQGGRYQAAASLLFGMGWTLGPLVGGVLLGSGGPGLLWPAMAALGVLAAAVFGLGALGAGGGARRPRSTSGPAPAGRAAGGAGAPAAR, from the coding sequence ATGACCCCGGCCTTCTGGGCCCTGGCCGCGGGGCGGTTCATCAGCGCCCTGGGCGACGGCTTCTTCTTCCCCTTCATCGCCGTGTTCCTCCAGCGGGTCCACGGCCTTCCCCCGGAGCAGGTGGGGTTGATCATGAGCACGGCCGGGCTGTTTTCCCTGGCCGCCCGCATGCCGGCGGGCTGGCTGGCCGACCGGTTCGGCTTCAAGCCGGTGGTGGTGGCGGGGCTGGCAGGGGCCGGCGTGGCGGTGATGCTGGCCGGCTGGGCGCCCGGGCCCTGGGCCTTCGCCTTCTGCTACGCACTGATGAGGGCCATGGTCTGGGGGTCCTTCCCGGCCCTGCTGCACGGTGCGGGACTGCTGGTCCCGCCGCGGCGCCGGGAGGAGGCCTACAGCATCATGAACCTGCTGTCCAACGCGGGGATCGCCATCGGGCCGGTGCTGGGCGGCTACGTGGTGAACCGGGACATCCGGCTGATCTTTCTGATGGATGGGCTGTCTTTCCTTGCCTTTTCCGTCATCGTGGCCCGCTGGGTCCCGGCGCTGCGCGAGGGGACGGCAGGAGGCGGAGCCCGGCCGCGTCCTGCCGGCGGCGGTCCCGGGGCCGCCTTGCGCCGGGCACTGCAAGGGTTCCTGGCGTTCTTCCCGCCCCTTTCGCACACGGCCTTCTGGCAGCTGGCGGCCGGCGCTTTGATGATGAACCTGATCTACAGCCAGATGGGGTCGAACCTGCCCCTGGACCTGAACCGGCGCTTCGGCCCCGTGGACTGGTACGGCTGGCTGTGGACCCTCAACGGCACCATGATCGCCCTGCTGCAGTACCCTGCCACCCGCTGGCTGCAGCGGTACAGCCCGCGGCCGCGGCGGGTCGTGGCGGCCTTGCTCTATGCGGTGGCGGCCCTGCTGATCCTGGTGGCCAAGCCGGTGGGGCCGTTCCTGGCGGCCTTTGCGGTGTTGACCGTGGGGGAGATCATGTTCACCCCGCTGCTGCAGGCGGGCGTGGCCGCCATGGCGCCACCCGGTCAGGGCGGCCGGTACCAGGCGGCGGCCAGCCTGCTTTTCGGCATGGGCTGGACCCTGGGGCCGCTGGTGGGCGGGGTGCTGCTGGGCTCCGGGGGCCCGGGGCTCCTCTGGCCGGCCATGGCCGCCCTGGGCGTGCTCGCGGCGGCGGTGTTCGGCCTGGGTGCCCTGGGAGCGGGAGGCGGCGCCCGGCGTCCCCGGAGCACCAGCGGCCCGGCGCCGGCAGGCCGGGCGGCGGGCGGAGCCGGAGCCCCCGCCGCCCGGTGA
- a CDS encoding (2Fe-2S)-binding protein has translation MARPPGALEAAEPRREITVWVNGIRYRRQVPVRMLLADFLRHELELTGTHVGCEHGVCGACTVLWDGEPVRSCLLLAVQADGAHLTTVEGLASPDERLHPVQEAFREAHGLQCGFCTPGFLLTVAAFLRDHPDPDPDEAAIREALSGNLCRCTGYQHIVAAVKRAARLLAEAGVPAVPRHQPAGGEGA, from the coding sequence ATGGCCCGGCCGCCCGGGGCCCTAGAGGCTGCCGAACCCCGCAGGGAGATCACTGTCTGGGTCAACGGGATCCGCTACCGGCGGCAGGTGCCGGTGCGCATGCTCCTGGCCGACTTCCTCCGCCACGAGCTGGAACTGACCGGCACCCACGTGGGCTGCGAGCACGGGGTTTGCGGTGCCTGCACCGTGCTCTGGGACGGGGAACCCGTGCGGTCGTGCCTGCTGCTGGCCGTCCAGGCCGACGGCGCCCACCTGACCACCGTGGAGGGCCTGGCCTCCCCCGACGAAAGGCTGCACCCCGTCCAGGAGGCGTTCCGCGAGGCGCACGGGCTGCAGTGCGGGTTCTGCACGCCGGGATTTTTATTGACGGTGGCCGCGTTCCTCCGCGACCACCCGGACCCCGACCCCGATGAGGCGGCCATCCGCGAGGCCTTGTCGGGCAACCTGTGCCGGTGCACGGGCTACCAGCACATCGTGGCGGCCGTCAAGAGGGCGGCCCGCCTGCTGGCCGAGGCCGGGGTGCCCGCGGTGCCGCGGCACCAGCCCGCGGGAGGGGAGGGCGCCTGA